Proteins encoded by one window of Anopheles maculipalpis chromosome 2RL, idAnoMacuDA_375_x, whole genome shotgun sequence:
- the LOC126568721 gene encoding luciferin sulfotransferase-like — MIRYEKFNNEYTDRIDCPGTEKHYRIVRSFPNIGGDDSRSPKESDQWCIMIEKFLPLINPIQQMPVYEDDVWVITFPKCGTTWTQEMVWLLNNNLDYARAAKLTLEERFPFLELSGALSLMDGDSVGRVQDLPRPRHIKCHLPVMLLPDAIRTARPKIIYVSRNPKDAATSFYHHYRNIVGYDGPREHFFDAFLNDSLIYAPFGEHVRAYWEWSKRPDADNVLFLTYEQMKRDLREVIGRVSTFLGKRYSASEVDELEKHLSVESMRNNKSCNMDDLLEWAKNTTYSEARKKVTKNDFKFIRNGTVGSYRQDMSDEYVQRFEQYEKVITERIDFDFFF, encoded by the exons ATGATACGGTACGAAAAGTTTAACAACGAGTACACCGATCGTATTGATTGTCCAGGCACAGAGAAGCATTATCGTATAGTACGCTCCTTTCCGAACATTGGTGGAGATGACTCCCGATCTCCAAAAGAATCTGATCAGTGGTGCATTATGATAGAAAAGTTCTTGCCTCTAATTAACCCGATTCAACAAATGCCTGTCTACGAGGATGATGTGTGGGTCATCACGTTTCCAAAATGTGGTACAACCTGGACGCAGGAGATGGTTTGGTTGCTTAACAACAATCTTGACTATGCACGTGCGGCCAAACTAACGCTCGAAGAACGGTTTCCTTTTCTGGA GCTCTCAGGTGCATTATCCCTAATGGATGGGGACTCAGTCGGACGAGTGCAAGATCTACCACGTCCCCGGCACATCAAGTGTCATCTTCCGGTGATGTTACTTCCGGACGCGATCCGAACCGCCCGACCAAAAATTATTTACGTTTCGCGCAACCCAAAGGATGCAGCCACCTCCTTCTACCATCACTATCGTAACATTGTTGGATATGATGGACCGAGGGAGCATTTTTTCGATGCCTTCCTAAACGATAGTCTAATTTATGCACCTTTCGGTGAGCATGTTCGTGCGTACTGGGAATGGAGCAAACGGCCGGATGCGGataacgttttatttttaacgtaCGAACAAATGAAACGTGATTTGCGTGAAGTTATTGGGCGCGTAAGCACGTTCCTGGGCAAGCGGTATAGTGCTAGTGAGgtggatgagttggaaaagcATCTTTCCGTGGAGTCGATGAGAA ACAACAAATCGTGCAACATGGATGATTTGCTTGAATGGGCTAAGAACACCACGTACAGTGAGGCGCGCAAAAAGGTTACGAAAAATGACTTCAA GTTCATTCGCAACGGAACGGTTGGATCATACCGGCAGGATATGAGCGACGAGTACGTCCAGCGATTTGAGCAGTACGAAAAGGTCATCACCGAGAGAatcgattttgattttttcttctaa
- the LOC126568723 gene encoding luciferin sulfotransferase-like encodes MSSTFTITDIETDLSCPGAGSFVQIQLNDLTDYPLANSPPAPALVPAKFRNYAEQVRDFQVYKDDVWIVTYPKCGTTWTQEMVWLIDHDLDYETARDVNLNTRSVFLEIGAIADKIPVDTVRVAANLKRPRHIKSHLPVALLPRQLWTVRPKIVYVARNPKDVAVSYLHHYQMIMGYRGTREAFLDGLLEDRVMFCPQVKHALDFWALKMEPNVLFLTYESMKRDLRSLLPKVCDFFGKSYTDSQLDELAVHLSFDQMKKNPSTNNDQMVRSAMKMNGREGEQFEFMRKGIVGDFRNELSPEYIEKFDKFIEQQLAGSDFKYDL; translated from the exons aTGTCCAGTACATTCACAATAACCGATATCGAGACGGATCTTTCCTGTCCCGGAGCTGGATCTTTTGTGCAGATACAGCTTAACGATTTGACCGATTATCCCTTGGCCAATTCCCCACCAGCACCAGCCCTAGTTCCAGCAAAGTTTCGCAATTATGCAGAACAGGTTCGCGATTTTCAGGTGTATAAAGATGACGTGTGGATCGTGACGTATCCAAAGTGCGGTACCACCTGGACACAAGAGATGGTTTGGTTGATCGACCATGACCTAGACTACGAAACGGCGCGCGACGTGAATCTCAACACACGATCAGTTTTTCTCGA AATCGGGGCCATTGCAGACAAGATTCCAGTAGATACAGTTAGAGTGGCAGCTAATTTGAAGCGTCCACGACACATTAAATCGCATCTACCGGTGGCACTACTACCACGACAGCTATGGACAGTGAGGCCGAAAATCGTCTACGTTGCTAGAAATCCGAAAGATGTGGCAGTCTCATACCTGCACCACTACCAGATGATTATGGGCTATCGAGGTACGAGGGAAGCATTCCTGGATGGGTTACTGGAGGATAGGGTAATGTTTTGCCCACAGGTGAAACATGCGCTAGATTTTTGGGCGCTAAAGATGGAACCAAACGTTCTGTTTCTTACTTACGAAAGTATGAAAAGG GATCTGAGAAGTCTACTCCCAAAAGTGTGTGACTTTTTCGGCAAATCGTACACCGATAGCCAGCTAGATGAGCTAGCTGTCCACTTGTCATTCGATCAAATGAAAA AAAATCCCTCAACCAACAATGACCAAATGGTACGGAGCGCGATGAAAATGAATGGCCGAGAAGGGGAACAGTTTGA ATTTATGCGCAAAGGAATTGTTGGAGATTTTCGCAATGAACTCTCGCCAGAGTACATAGAAAAGTTTGATAAATTCATCGAGCAGCAACTTGCTGGTAGTGATTTTAAGTATGATTTGTAG
- the LOC126568344 gene encoding luciferin sulfotransferase-like, producing MAFEYIDIEDPIFKATCRDRNEEDYVLVRSNDYANVPINLADWIPEPVCLSRRFERIAQTIKNMEVRPDDVWIVTYPKSGTTWTQELIWLVCNGLDYQTAKDVSIDARFPFIDLSGLRDLPEPVNPLRDALEMPSPRFIKSHLPPAFLPNELWTVQPKLVYVRRNPKSVAVSYYHHSVSLHCYNGTLEQFVRSMINDLVYYSPYHKHLIEYSELRYPNMLSLCFEGMKQNLAGAIREVCTFFNKSYTDEQIEQLANHLDFKQMRQNASVNRRQWIEYNLQQTKRTDKLNDNDMQFIRRGEADGWRKELSHELIEAVDRWTLETVPKDSKYAPLFY from the exons ATGGCATTCGAGTATATCGATATAGAAGACCCCATCTTCAAGGCTACATGCCGTGATCGTAACGAGGAAGACTATGTGCTAGTGCGATCCAACGATTACGCTAACGTACCGATCAATCTCGCCGACTGGATTCCGGAACCTGTCTGCCTATCAAGACGATTTGAGCGTATCGCACAAACGATCAAGAATATGGAAGTTCGACCGGATGACGTTTGGATTGTAACGTATCCAAAAAGTGGAACCACCTGGACACAGGAGTTGATCTGGCTGGTATGCAACGGACTAGACTATCAGACAGCAAAAGATGTTTCAATCGATGCCCGATTTCCCTTCATTGA cttatcCGGACTACGCGATCTTCCAGAACCGGTTAATCCACTGCGTGATGCACTCGAGATGCCTTCACCGCGCTTCATCAAATCACACCTACCGCCAGCTTTCCTACCGAATGAACTCTGGACCGTCCAACCCAAACTAGTATACGTACGCCGCAATCCGAAATCGGTCGCCGTCTCGTACTATCATCACTCCGTATCCCTGCACTGTTACAATGGCACCCTGGAACAGTTTGTCCGTTCGATGATTAACGATCTAGTGTACTATTCACCCTACCATAAGCATCTGATCGAGTACAGTGAGTTGCGCTATCCAAACATGCTTTCACTGTGCTTCGAAGGCATGAAACAGAACCTCGCTGGTGCAATACGAGAAGTTTGTACGTTTTTCAACAAATCTTATACCGATGAACAGATTGAGCAGCTTGCCAACCATCTGGATTTTAAGCAAATGCGACAAAATGCATCTGTCAATCGGCGGCAGTGGATTGAGTACAATCTACAACAGACGAAAAGAACTGATAAGCTTAACGATAACGACATGCAGTTCATCCGACGGGGTGAAGCGGACGGATGGAGGAAGGAACTTTCGCACGAACTAATTGAGGCCGTAGATCGCTGGACGTTGGAGACGGTTCCGAAGGATAGCAAATATGCACCACTGTTTTATTAA
- the LOC126568383 gene encoding luciferin sulfotransferase-like — MFTIKPLDSPLAKVVEAPMHGSTVEVHLTDASYLPTGETARKPSHCVLPPQYVSQAERIHNFTVYEDDVWILSFPKCGTTWTQEMVWLISHDLDYKTASEVNLLDRSIFLEFSAFMLNYPGDTIEQVEKANRPRHIQCHLPIALLPKQIWTVRPKLIYCARNPKDAAVSFYHHYRHLHGYQGTMPNFFDALLSDQILFGPQIPHTLDFWNVRREMNILFIHFEEMKMNMADVLRRVCNFFHKSYTDQQLAELENHLSFDVMKNNKSANNSCVLELVESLSGKRVENFQFMRKGKIGSHSEELSEEYIKLFNDYIERHLEGNDFRFK, encoded by the exons ATGTTCACCATCAAACCATTGGATTCTCCGCTAGCTAAAGTGGTCGAGGCACCAATGCATGGAAGTACGGTAGAGGTACATCTTACTGATGCGAGCTACCTTCCAACCGGAGAAACCGCCCGAAAACCGTCACATTGTGTGCTGCCACCGCAATACGTGAGTCAGGCAGAGCGCATCCACAACTTCACCGTGTACGAGGACGATGTTTGGATATTGAGCTTCCCCAAGTGTGGCACCACCTGGACACAGGAGATGGTGTGGTTGATAAGCCACGATCTGGATTATAAAACCGCGTCGGAAGTGAACCTGCTTGATCGTTCTATATTTCTTGA ATTTTCTGCATTCATGCTCAACTATCCCGGCGATACGATCGAGCAGGTGGAAAAGGCAAACCGACCAAGGCACATTCAATGTCACCTACCGATTGCACTACTGCCGAAACAGATCTGGACCGTCCGGCCAAAGTTGATCTACTGTGCCCGTAATCCCAAGGATGCTGCCGTTAGcttttatcatcattatcgtcaCCTTCACGGATATCAAGGAACGATGCCAAATTTCTTCGATGCTTTGCTAAGCGATCAGATACTGTTCGGACCACAAATTCCTCATACGCTCGATTTTTGGAACGTTCGCCGTGAGATGAATATACTCTTCATACATtttgaagaaatgaaaatg AACATGGCTGATGTACTGCGAagagtttgcaatttttttcacaaatcttacaCCGATCAGCAGCTGGCCGAGCTTGAAAATCATCTCTCCTTCGATGTTATGAAAA acAATAAATCAGCAAACAATTCTTGCGTATTGGAGCTAGTGGAATCACTATCCGGGAAAAGGGTGGAAAACTTTCA ATTTATGCGAAAAGGAAAGATAGGTTCACACAGTGAAGAGTTATCGGAAGAGTACATCAAACTTTTTAACGACTACATCGAGCGACACCTGGAAGGAAATGATTTTCGCTTTAAGTGA
- the LOC126568353 gene encoding luciferin sulfotransferase-like — protein MFSYKPLTSELAKAVQVPLNGPLVEVHLNDASDLPRRDDNQSTPPAHCVLNEHYQHSAERIRNLTVYADDLWIVTAPKCGTTWTQEMMWLLDHNLNYQKAFEINLIDRSIFLELCALVPSLDQDTITLVEQMARPRHIKSHLPMALLPKQLWTIRPRIVYCARNPKDMVTSFFHHYRHMHGYDGTRETFLEAILHDVVMFQPQIPHTLDFWSIRNEPNILFIHFEEMKRNMAEVLERACKFLGKSYTQPQLQRLEDHLSFDVMKKNDSANNSILLKLMKSISDTETKDNFQFMRKGQVGSHREELSSEYIQRLNAYIERHLRGSSFKFIE, from the exons ATGTTCAGCTACAAACCTCTTACGTCCGAGCTAGCGAAAGCAGTCCAGGTACCGCTGAACGGTCCACTAGTGGAAGTCCACCTAAACGACGCTTCGGATCTTCCCAGACGAGACGATAATCAATCAACACCCCCGGCACATTGTGTGCTAAATGAGCACTATCAACATTCGGCTGAACGAATACGAAACCTTACCGTTTACGCGGATGATCTATGGATCGTAACGGCTCCGAAATGTGGAACTACGTGGACGCAGGAAATGATGTGGTTGCTGGATCACAATCTCAACTATCAAAAGGCGTTCGAAATCAATcttatcgatcgatcaatcttTCTCGA ATTATGCGCCCTAGTGCCATCACTCGATCAAGACACCATTACGCTGGTGGAGCAGATGGCACGACCCCGGCACATCAAAAGCCATCTACCGATGGCACTGCTACCGAAACAGCTGTGGACGATAAGACCGCGGATCGTGTACTGTGCACGCAATCCAAAGGATATGGTAACTAGCTTCTTCCATCACTATCGACACATGCACGGATACGACGGTACAAGGGAAACTTTTCTCGAGGCAATCCTACATGATGTAGTCATGTTCCAGCCCCAAATTCCGCACACGCTAGATTTTTGGAGCATACGCAATGAACCAAACATACTTTTCATACACTTTGAAGAGATGAAACGG AATATGGCGGAGGTACTTGAGAGGGCTTGCAAGTTCCTCGGTAAATCATACACACAGCCGCAGCTCCAACGTCTCGAAGATCATCTATCCTTCGATGTTATGAAGA AGAATGATTCGGCTAACAACTCCATACTACTAAAATTGATGAAGTCTATCTCGGACACAGAGACGAAAGATAATTTTCA atttatgagaaaagGACAGGTTGGATCCCACCGTGAAGAGCTTTCCAGCGAATATATTCAACGACTTAACGCCTACATTGAAAGACACTTAAGAGGCAGCAGCTTTAAATTCAtcgagtaa
- the LOC126568185 gene encoding uncharacterized protein LOC126568185 isoform X2, translating to MRHASVWMCILLTFYNLQATSLAAIVPPPWSDPNKNPCATQPGGWQLLYWPPLKRCFKIFQLGYPCPDTMELSPVGAGSTGLGSTAECRCPPGTAQSPLTKKCHKLFERGPCEFGQYFAPIADSAGRSAIPKQRWGVCKSTEICDSGMIYWPQDNKCYQIHTKGPCPKGKLISLDNNGIARCKCENEGDLSNYFHEDTETCHEFFTKGPCLGTGELFLPSRKCACHERLPHYHNETNQCYELGTIGPCPFGHTFIVADSKRQTDGSTSGMKAECRCKDGYVQWKDGYCYKLYTQGPCEFGSFVTETNVCSINPCEKGRLYFPQEKTCYRIGSQGPCSLHQVVIFDFTSRPSLDGISYNGMCGCSGVISNLDQSCTDEADQIPQSACDSTPEMVEVNRQCYKLYTRGPCGPGQWLEPKKIPTRIRSAACVCRPGYTPYEQPLANGVIGCQAPSVGIARWFMSLLGFGTSDPDEY from the exons ATGAGGCATGCATCCGTATGGATGTGTATCCTGCTGACATTCTACAACCTGCAAGCAACGTCACTGGCAGCCATCGTACCACCGCCATGGAGCGATCCGAACAAAAACCCCTGCGCTACGCAACCGGGCGGTTGGCAGCTACTGTACTGGCCCCCACTGAAACGATGCTTTAAAATATTCCAACTTGGTTATCCATGTCCCGATACGATGGAGCTCAGTCCGGTTGGGGCCGGTTCGACGGGACTCGGTTCTACGGCTGAATGTCGATGTCCACCGGGAACCGCCCAATCACCGCTAACCAAGAAATGCCACAAACTCTTCGAACGGGGTCCGTGCGAGTTTGGCCAGTACTTTGCACCGATTGCCGATTCGGCTGGAAGGAGTGCCAT ACCAAAACAACGCTGGGGTGTCTGCAAGTCGACGGAGATCTGTGACAGCGGCATGATCTATTGGCCACAGGACAACAAATGCTACCAGATACACACCAAAGGCCCTTGCCCCAAGGGAAAGCTCATCAGTTTAGATAACAACGGGATCGCACGGTGCAAG TGCGAAAATGAAGGCGACCTTAGTAATTACTTCCACGAGGATACCGAAACATGCCATGAGTTCTTCACCAAAGGACCCTGCCTCGGTACGGGCGAACTGTTTCTTCCCTCACGAAAGTGTGCCTGTCACGAACGGTTACCGCATTACCACAACGAAACCAATCAGTGCTACGAACTCGGCACAATTGGACCCTGCCCCTTTGGGCATACGTTTATTGTCGCGGATAGCAAACGCCAAACGGACGGGTCTACCAGCGGCATGAAAGCGGAATGCCGCTGTAAGGATGGATACGTCCAGTGGAAGGATGGCTACTGCTACAAACTCTACACGCAAGGACCGTGTGAGTTCGGTTCATTCGTCACGGAAACAAATGTATGTTCGATCAATCCGTGCGAAAAGGGACGACTGTACTTCCCGCAAGAGAAAACATGCTACAGGATCGGTTCCCAAGGACCCTGCAGCTTGCATCAGGTGGTTATATTTGACTTCACGTCACGCCCATCACTTGACGGTATATCATACAACGGTATGTGCGGCTGTTCCGGTGTGATCTCCAATCTCGATCAATCCTGCACGGATGAAGCGGATCAAATACCGCAAAGTGCTTGTGACAGTACGCCCGAAATGGTTGAGGTTAATCGCCAGTGCTACAAACTTTACACCCGTGGACCATGTGGGCCCGGTCAGTGGCTAGAGCCGAAGAAGATACCGACCCGAATAAGATCAGCGGCCTGTGTGTGCCGGCCGGGCTATACACCGTACGAGCAGCCGCTCGCCAATGGAGTTATTGGCTGTCAGGCGCCCAGTGTTGGCATTGCCAG ATGGTTCATGAGCTTGCTAGGCTTTGGAACATCCGACCCGGACGAGTACTGA
- the LOC126568185 gene encoding uncharacterized protein LOC126568185 isoform X1 — protein MRHASVWMCILLTFYNLQATSLAAIVPPPWSDPNKNPCATQPGGWQLLYWPPLKRCFKIFQLGYPCPDTMELSPVGAGSTGLGSTAECRCPPGTAQSPLTKKCHKLFERGPCEFGQYFAPIADSAGRSAIPKQRWGVCKSTEICDSGMIYWPQDNKCYQIHTKGPCPKGKLISLDNNGIARCKCENEGDLSNYFHEDTETCHEFFTKGPCLGTGELFLPSRKCACHERLPHYHNETNQCYELGTIGPCPFGHTFIVADSKRQTDGSTSGMKAECRCKDGYVQWKDGYCYKLYTQGPCEFGSFVTETNVCSINPCEKGRLYFPQEKTCYRIGSQGPCSLHQVVIFDFTSRPSLDGISYNGMCGCSGVISNLDQSCTDEADQIPQSACDSTPEMVEVNRQCYKLYTRGPCGPGQWLEPKKIPTRIRSAACVCRPGYTPYEQPLANGVIGCQAPSVGIARYLNQRRHLHSRAPGNLTLPLS, from the exons ATGAGGCATGCATCCGTATGGATGTGTATCCTGCTGACATTCTACAACCTGCAAGCAACGTCACTGGCAGCCATCGTACCACCGCCATGGAGCGATCCGAACAAAAACCCCTGCGCTACGCAACCGGGCGGTTGGCAGCTACTGTACTGGCCCCCACTGAAACGATGCTTTAAAATATTCCAACTTGGTTATCCATGTCCCGATACGATGGAGCTCAGTCCGGTTGGGGCCGGTTCGACGGGACTCGGTTCTACGGCTGAATGTCGATGTCCACCGGGAACCGCCCAATCACCGCTAACCAAGAAATGCCACAAACTCTTCGAACGGGGTCCGTGCGAGTTTGGCCAGTACTTTGCACCGATTGCCGATTCGGCTGGAAGGAGTGCCAT ACCAAAACAACGCTGGGGTGTCTGCAAGTCGACGGAGATCTGTGACAGCGGCATGATCTATTGGCCACAGGACAACAAATGCTACCAGATACACACCAAAGGCCCTTGCCCCAAGGGAAAGCTCATCAGTTTAGATAACAACGGGATCGCACGGTGCAAG TGCGAAAATGAAGGCGACCTTAGTAATTACTTCCACGAGGATACCGAAACATGCCATGAGTTCTTCACCAAAGGACCCTGCCTCGGTACGGGCGAACTGTTTCTTCCCTCACGAAAGTGTGCCTGTCACGAACGGTTACCGCATTACCACAACGAAACCAATCAGTGCTACGAACTCGGCACAATTGGACCCTGCCCCTTTGGGCATACGTTTATTGTCGCGGATAGCAAACGCCAAACGGACGGGTCTACCAGCGGCATGAAAGCGGAATGCCGCTGTAAGGATGGATACGTCCAGTGGAAGGATGGCTACTGCTACAAACTCTACACGCAAGGACCGTGTGAGTTCGGTTCATTCGTCACGGAAACAAATGTATGTTCGATCAATCCGTGCGAAAAGGGACGACTGTACTTCCCGCAAGAGAAAACATGCTACAGGATCGGTTCCCAAGGACCCTGCAGCTTGCATCAGGTGGTTATATTTGACTTCACGTCACGCCCATCACTTGACGGTATATCATACAACGGTATGTGCGGCTGTTCCGGTGTGATCTCCAATCTCGATCAATCCTGCACGGATGAAGCGGATCAAATACCGCAAAGTGCTTGTGACAGTACGCCCGAAATGGTTGAGGTTAATCGCCAGTGCTACAAACTTTACACCCGTGGACCATGTGGGCCCGGTCAGTGGCTAGAGCCGAAGAAGATACCGACCCGAATAAGATCAGCGGCCTGTGTGTGCCGGCCGGGCTATACACCGTACGAGCAGCCGCTCGCCAATGGAGTTATTGGCTGTCAGGCGCCCAGTGTTGGCATTGCCAGGTACTTAAACCAACGGCGGCATCTACACTCGCGAGCTCCTGGAAACCTTACACTTCCTTTATCCTAA